In one window of Henckelia pumila isolate YLH828 chromosome 1, ASM3356847v2, whole genome shotgun sequence DNA:
- the LOC140891073 gene encoding vacuolar-processing enzyme alpha-isozyme-like produces MIMIRYTAILTFISALISILALADGRDNLNKFPPESRSFLTSEANASDADAFVGTKWAVLIAGSNGYSNYRHQADICHAYQILKKGGLKDENIIVFMYDDIANNSENPKPGVIINHPQGKDVYKGVPKDYVGEAVTAKNFLSVILGDKNGVKGGSGKVLNSGPNDHVFIYYADHGGPGVLSMPTSPGLFANDLINVLKKKHASGSYKRLVFYVEACEAGSIFEGLLPKDINIYATTASNATENSYGTYCPGDDLSPPPGYETCLGDMYSVSWMEDSDKHDLQAETLEQQYQQVKKRTADKKNYPGISHVMQYGYLKLNLEKLSMYLGSNPVHDTNYTFVDENSLSPFSSSRSINQRDADVLHFWDKFRKAPEGSARKLEAQKQLADVMEHRSHVDSSMKVIGELLFGTTKGPELNTVRLDGRPLVDDWDCLKSLVRTYETHCGSLVKYGLKHMRSLANFCNAGGNSEQMAKAAAQACTSFPSNPWSSLHKGFSA; encoded by the exons ATGATCATGATTCGCTACACCGCCATTTTAACCTTCATCTCCGCACTAATTTCTATCCTAGCTCTGGCCGATGGCCGGGATAATCTCAACAAGTTTCCTCCGGAATCACGTAGTTTCTTGACGTCGGAGGCCAACGCCAGTGATGCCGATGCTTTCGTGGGGACGAAATGGGCTGTGCTGATAGCTGGATCTAATGGTTACTCTAACTACAGACACCAG GCGGATATATGCCATGCATATCAAATCCTGAAGAAAGGTGGCCTCaaggatgaaaatattattgttTTCATGTATGATGACATCGCTAACAATTCTGAGAACCCCAAGCCTGGAGTCATCATCAACCATCCTCAAGGCAAGGATGTTTACAAGGGAGTTCCAAAg GATTATGTTGGGGAAGCCGTTACTGCAAAGAACTTCCTTTCTGTGATTCTTGGGGACAAGAATGGGGTGAAAGGAGGTAGTGGGAAGGTCCTGAACAGCGGTCCGAATGATCATGTATTCATATACTATGCTGACCATGGCGGTCCAGGGGTTCTCA GTATGCCCACCAGCCCTGGCCTTTTTGCAAATGATCTGATCAACGTTTTGAAAAAGAAACACGCTTCTGGATCGTATAAGAGATTG GTATTTTACGTCGAAGCTTGTGAAGCTGGAAGTATATTTGAGGGTCTTCTTCCTAAAGACATAAATATATACGCAACCACTGCTTCAAATGCAACAGAGAATAGCTATGGAACTTACTGTCCTGGAGATGATCTTAGTCCTCCCCCAGGGTATGAAACCTGCTTGGGTGACATGTATAGTGTTTCCTGGATGGAGGATAG TGATAAACATGATCTCCAGGCCGAAACCTTGGAGCAACAATATCAACAG GTCAAGAAACGAACTGCTGATAAAAAGAACTACCCGGGAATCTCCCATGTCATGCAATATGGTTACCTCAAGTTAAATCTAGAGAAACTTTCCATGTATTTGGGTTCAAATCCTGTACATGATACTAATTACACTTTCGTggatgaaaattctttgagccCCTTCTCATCTTCAAGATCCATCAATCAGAGAGATGCTGATGTTTTACATTTTTGGGATAAG TTCCGTAAAGCTCCTGAAGGCTCTGCGAGAAAGCTCGAAGCCCAAAAGCAGCTAGCCGACGTTATGGAGCACCGATCTCACGTCGACAGCAGCATGAAAGTCATCGGTGAACTTCTTTTCGGAACAACCAAGGGGCCTGAATTGAACACTGTTCGACTTGACGGTCGACCTCTTGTTGATGACTGGGATTGCCTTAAGTCATTG GTTAGAACATATGAGACACACTGCGGATCTCTGGTCAAATATGGGCTGAAACACATGCGATCTCTGGCCAACTTCTGCAACGCTGGCGGGAACAGCGAGCAAATGGCGAAGGCGGCAGCACAAGCCTGCACCAGCTTCCCTTCTAATCCTTGGAGCTCACTTCACAAGGGATTCAGTGCTTAA
- the LOC140885398 gene encoding ferrochelatase-2, chloroplastic, with translation MEAAASSQIRPQMTLKRNPASLLPQARTMPTFCNISEDSMHLCTNSSLKKNNVVGRLSLNLPTQSKDFGKAYSSAGVFTYPISTTEATPLSKEEKIGVMLLNLGGPETLHDVQPFLYNLFADPDIIRLPRLFRFLQRPLAQLISVLRAPKSKEGYAAIGGGSPLRKITDEQANALKLALENKEVPANVYVAMRYWHPFTEEAVHQIKRDRITRLVVLPLYPQYSISTTGSSIRVLQDMFRNDAYLSSLPVAIIKSWYQREGYIKSMADLIEKELQIFPNPAEAMIFFSAHGVPVSYVEDAGDPYRDQMEECIFLIMQELKSRRVNNDHTLAYQSRVGPVQWLKPYTDEVLVELGQQGVKSLLAVPVSFVSEHIETLEEIDMEYRELALESGIVNWGRVPALNCTSSFINDLADAVTDALPSATAISTSNTTSEEAGNDVVGYAVKMFFGSILAFVLLLSPKVISAFRNFLL, from the exons ATGGAGGCGGCAGCGAGCTCTCAGATTCGTCCCCAGATGACTCTTAAGCGGAATCCTGCATC GTTGCTACCTCAGGCTAGGACGATGCCAACTTTCTGCAACATATCCGAAGATTCTATGCATTTGTGCACTAATTCAAGTTTGAAGAAAAACAATGTTGTCGGGAGATTGTCTCTCAACCTCCCGACTCAGAGTAAAGACTTTGGCAAAGCGTATAGCTCGGCCGGTGTATTCACATATCCCATTAGCACCACGGAGGCAACTCCCCTCTCCAAAGAGGAAAAAATTGGTGTAATGCTGTTGAATCTTGGAGGGCCGGAGACACTTCATGATGTTCAGCCTTTCTTGTACAATTTGTTTGCCGATCCC GACATCATCCGTCTTCCTAGATTGTTCCGATTTCTTCAACGTCCTCTGGCACAGCTCATTTCTGTATTGCGAGCTCCCAAAAGTAAAGAAGGATATGCTGCCATTGGAGGTGGTTCACCATTGAGAAAAATAACAGATGAGCAG GCAAATGCATTGAAATTGGCTTTGGAGAATAAGGAGGTTCCTGCTAATGTTTACGTAGCGATGCGGTATTGGCACCCATTCACTGAGGAAGCGGTTCATCAG ATCAAGAGAGATAGGATTACAAGGCTCGTAGTATTGCCTCTCTATCCTCAATATTCTATTTCGACTACTGGATCAAGCATCCGTGTTCTACAAGACATGTTTAG GAATGATGCCTATTTGTCAAGCCTACCTGTTGCTATCATCAAGTCTTGGTATCAAAGAGAAGGTTATATCAAGTCTATGGCTGATTTGATTGAAAAAGAGTTGCAAATTTTCCCAAACCCAGCTGAG GCCATGATATTCTTCAGTGCTCATGGAGTTCCTGTCAGCTACGTTGAGGATGCAGGCGATCCATATAGAGATCAAATGGAAGAGTGCATTTTCTTGATCATGCAAGAACTTAAATCTAGACGAGTTAACAATGATCATACTTTGGCTTATCAG AGTCGGGTGGGACCTGTACAATGGTTGAAGCCGTACACCGATGAAGTCCTTGTCGAGCTTGGCCAGCAAGGTGTGAAATCTCTTCTAGCCGTTCCAGTAAG CTTTGTGAGTGAGCACATAGAGACACTCGAAGAGATCGATATGGAGTACAGAGAACTGGCACTTGAATCAGGCATTGTCAACTGGGGACGTGTCCCGGCTCTTAACTGCACCTCGTCCTTCATCAATGATCTTGCGGATGCAGTAACAGATGCCTTGCCTTCGGCTACAGCAATATCAACTTCTAATACGACGTCTGAGGAAGCCGGAAATGATGTTGTAGGGTATGCTGTCAAAATGTTCTTCGGTTCGATCCTAGCATTCGTTTTGCTTTTATCACCAAAAGTGATATCAGCATTTAGGAATTTTCTTCTGTAG